ggccctaatccagtctgCCTGGTGTCCTCATGGGAAGAAGCTATTTGGACCCCGACACATGCAGAGGGCAAACCAactgaagacacagggagaaggtggtcgtctgcaagccaaggagagaggcctcaggagaaacccaCCCTGCCGACAGCTTGATCtcaaacttccagcctccaggactgtgaggaaaaaaatgtctgtttttcCACCCAGTCCGTGGTCCTACGTTACAGCAACCCCAGCGGACTGATAACAGTGGGCATCCAGCTCTATGTTTCTAAAGCCTCAGGGGAAGGGGATACCACCCCGCTTGCAGGGCTGCTTGGGGACAGTCTGTGACAACATTGCTAATGCGCTTGTACCTGTGACATAGTAAATGCCCAAGGAATTATGATGTCAGTAATAGTAATGTACGTGCTCATTAAGGGCTTCCCCTGCTCCAGGCACTGAGCTGGGGGCTGGCCAGGGTTATCCAGCAGGACTTTTGTGAGGGGGTGGCCCAGGGTGGGGCAGCAGGTAGGACATGGTCGGCATCAGAGGGAGAGGCCTGGGGactggaggggaaggaggcaggaggggtcAGAACTGGGTACCAACAGAAAGTCCTGGCGGGCACTAGTTATAGACGGAACCGCCGCTAACAACAAAAatgacagaaacaaaaacaacagtggccTTAGGTTCTACAGTGCTGCAAAATACGTCACTGAGCTTACTTCATCTCCCTGTGCCTTGGTGTCCCCAACTGAAAATGGGTCTAATCATGTCCTGGCCccgatttttattttaatcacaaGGAACTAAAACCAACAGAAAATATAACTAGATATAGACATCAGAGCCAACCAAAACCAGTGCAGATGCTGCAGACAACAGGATGAACGGGCTTGCTGCCTTGGACCTGCAAGGGTGCCTCTGAGCTTCCTTGTGGCCACATCAAAAAGGGAAACGTTTTCAGCTGGTTTATCAGGTATGAGGAAGCAGCCCAGTTTCTCAGGGGAAGCAATGTTGTTCCTTATCCTGAATTCTCCAGGGCATTTCTCACTGGGCAGGGGATTTCATAAAGGGCACCCTGAGACAGCCAGTGGGTAGCCTCAATGTCCTGGACTCATACAGCACCACAGGTGTGATTTCCTAGTGGTAGCCACTTATACGTGCCTTGAAGGAAAGGCAAAGGGACACCAGGGAAAGTGGCTCAGGAAAGGCAGCTCCATGGGATGACTGTGAACTGGATGAAGGTCTGGGCTTTCAGGGTTCAAAGCTAAGGCTTAGAGGGCTCAGAGGGGTGGGATCGGGCCTGCTAATCTCTCAGGGAAGCAGGGGGAACCCAAGAGACTTCACTTGGGATTCTTGGCatcaggctctggagtcagacctcCCAGCTGTGAGGCTTCAGGCAAGtcgcttcacctctctgagcctcagttttcttacctgcaAACACACAATATCCTTGTAAGGCTGTTGCAGAGTACAATGGCATGCAGGGAGCGCTCAAATAAATGTTAggggtgtgtgtacacatattaTGTTTATATACCTTTTTCTTAAGCTTCCTGGTGACAGAGGGCTTAAGGAATCCAAACAATGAGAATTTTATAGCTGTTTACAATTGGCAAAGGAGTTATTGTCATTTCTTATGACCTTTCCAATGACGAGGGAGGGGTTCTTACCCCCATTGAAGAGGTGAGGAGACTGGAGCTTACAGAAGCAAAATTCTCGCTGTGTCGCGCTTGACCTTCTCTTGAACCCAGAGCTGGGGAGACCAGTGGGCAGGATGCACTGGTCCTCTGGCcttcctggccccacccaccttCCCAGGCTGAGGGAGTTAGGAGGGAGAAGCCTCCCTTTAGGAGGGAGTTAAGGGTAGAAGTctgggaagagggtatagctcagtggtagagtgtttgCTTAGCgtgaacgaggtcctgggttcaatccccagtactgcctttaaaagataaaaaaaaattaaaataaagaaagaaaaaaagaatagccTGAGGggaaaaatgatgataataaaataacAGGAATAGTGTTTACCGCATAACAGGACTTCTTCTTAGGACTTAATTCTCTCAACCATTCAAACCCTTTGGatcatacccattttatagataagacaGCTGAGGTGCAGAGAAGATAATCGACTGGCTTGAGGTTACAGGGAGTTCATGCAGAACGAGGATGTGAACACTGGCAGCTTGGCTGGGTCTGTATCCTTGACCACTGTGCTGTAccgcctgggctgggggcagaaaCGGGCTCTCAGGACAGGAGGGAGGTGCGCTGAGGGCAAACCTGTGACTAAGGCCCCCCTTTAGGGAGATCCCAGGGGCTCAGGGAccgggagggaaggggcaggagggggagggacGTGCACCAGCACTGACTCATTCCTGGTGGGACGAGGCCAGGCATCACCACACTCTGCCCCCCAGACCCTGCTCGACAATGAAAAGACATGTGGCCTCTGACCCTGGGCTGCTTCCAGCCCAGCGGGAGAGCCAGACATGACGTTATCTGTGTCCCTCGACTCTCTGCCGACGCTGCTGCCAAGTGCTGGGTCCTGAGACCCTGCTCCCCTTCACCCTCCTCTGGGGGCTCAGACATCAACCAATAAGAGGGGCCCACGGTAGGTAGGGAGACGGCCTGGCATGCCCTTTTCCTCCTGCCTTCCCGTCTGAGCTCACACTTGACCTTTAGAACTCAGCTGTAGATCCTGCCTGCCCCAGGAAGCCTCTGATGCCCAGGCTGGAGAATGCCCCTCTTCGGGGCTCTCTGGGGGAATCCTGGCCTTGCCCTGTCACAGCACCACCTTTGTCTTGTCCCTTGTCACTGATTGTGAGCCCCCGTGGGAAGGAACCCTGGGGAAGCCATCTCCTCATTCCTGGATCCTGCACAGCCTGGCGCAGGGACCGTGGACACGCTCATTCCTTCCTCAAGGATGCACTCCGTGGCTGTCATCGGATGATGATTTTGGGGACAGCGTGGAGGAATGGTCAGGAGCCTCGGTTCTGCAGACCTGGTGCACATGTGGGCTCTCCACCTCCTGCCTGGATGCCTTGGGCAAGTCTTCATCGTGGGTGGCCCCTCCTGGGGTTAAAGTCACACCCTTGGTGTCTTATGCTCAGCACGTACATTATTATCATGAACACCCATCATTTTTCCCACTTATGGGAGTAGGGGGGGCAGCTACAGCCTTCCCATCTTCTCTCCGGGTTCCCCAGGAAGCCCTTGAGGACCCATGGTTGGGCACCTCTGGAACATCCTCCCAGGCTGCAGAGTAGGGTGACACCCAAGTTTAAATTCTCAGTCCCTGGCCTCAACAGAAATTTCCAAGTGGCTTTTATTTAATACATAGCAAAGATGACTTCTATGCAATAAAATACAACCTCAAGCCCAACAAGGACCAGTAATGAATTGATACAGAGGAAAGCTGAAGTTATTTATAATGGAGCATCGTTTGGCAGTCTTGCTGAAACATCTGGTTTGGAGCCCACCTGTCAGAGGGGGAGAGCTTGGGTGGTGGAAAGTGCACGGGCCCTGGGGTgtcagagtcctgggttcaatttccagctCAGAATTcagctgtctacccctgggctgtAATGTTACCACTGAATATTTATTGAAggtttactatgtgccagcccCGAGCCAAATGCTCCCTGTTCCTGATTGCCTGTAATCTGTACATCCATTCTACGTAGTAGTGAGTattctcattttactgatgaggaaactgaggctcagagtggagCAATCACGTGTCCAAAACCACAGGGCTGGGAGGCGGCCAAGGCTGGGTTGGAACCAGGCTCACGACCACCGCCTCCAAGACCTCCCAAGCTTGCCCATTCTCCAGTCTCAGTTTGTTCTTCTATAAATTGGGAAAAGCTTGTTATGGGGACTCTGTGAAGTACCATTTTCGCTCTCTGGCCTACAGCAGGTGCTCAAGGAATGTATTTGTGTCTGTCTCCCCACCAGACCGTTGTGAAAGCAGGGCCTGCATCCGATTCTTGGTACCCACAGGGCCCAGAAAATCCCCGGTAAGAATGGTgcttctctctctgagcctcagtttccgcaGCTCCAAAACAGGAGTGATATCCcctgcctgtgtgaccttgggcaagtgacttaagcTCTCTGTGCCCTGGGGAGACTAGATGAGATGAAGGAATTATagttcttggcacatagtaggtcctctgGGCAGTTCTTCTTCCTGTCCCCTGGGTCGCCAACACTGCCTGAAGTGATGTTTTCTGGGTCCCACCCTGGATTTGTATCGAGCCATCCACACTCTCTCTCCTGCACCTTCCCCTGCACCCACCCCTGAATCAGGCTTCACCTAAGGACGTGCttggggggagtggggggcgaTGGGGGTTGGGATGACATGTCTAGCTCTAGGTCTGGACTCAGGAGACCCCACCACTTCCCAGCTCTGTAACCTCGGGCACATCGCACCGAGCGCCACGCcgagcctctgcttcctcctctatAAACTGGGAGTAATAATAGTAGAATTCTCTCTCAGGCTCTGAGTCCACCCAAACCCTTGGTTCTTAGACCTTGATCCGGCTTCTGCCTCCTCGTTCTTCCCTGCAGGTGTTTCCAGCTGTGTGCAGGGACTGGGGACCCACATTGGGGAGCTTTGGGCACCATAACAGTGAACAGTGAGGCACCCTTGTGGTCTGAATTCAGCTCTCCAAAGGGTACCTTTGGGGAACCGTGCCCGGGTGGGAGCACAGGACGATGTCAGCACGGCTGTCTGCTGGGCTTTAGAAACACGACTGGAACCAAGTTCACAGGACCACGCACCTCTCCTTCATTGCACTTAACATCGTTGCGACTCTTCCATGATTTGAGGAGTTTTTGATgaatgtctgtctcccccactagactgtaagGGGAAGAGGAGGGTCCCAGTGAGGCAGTAAAATATCAAGAGGATAGACTCAGAAGTTGGGACCtgactcctggctctgcctcttccctgctgtgtggccttgggcaagtgacttaagcgctctgtgcctcagtttcctcatctgtaaaaggaggtTTGTAACCTTCTGATCTCATGGAGTTGTTGTAAGGATGAAGAGAGTTTATATGCATCCAGCTGTAGATTAGGACCCAGGATGTAGGAGGTTCCAGAgaagtgtttgttaaataaataaaatagcaaagtGAGAAACGGTTAAACCATCCAACTGGCCTTGCTCAGAgccgggggtggggtgagggtgggggacaCTGTCAGTCTCGCTGGTATTGGTCAGCCTCTGAAAGTCAGTTCTAACCAAAGTTCCCCCGTTGACCCCCGCCTCCCCTTGCAGAGAATGGAGAATGAGGATTACAACGGCTCCTTCGCCGATGAGTATGAGTACTCCGAGGATTTAGACTCCATCCTGGTTTTGGAGGATTTATCTCCCCTGGAAGGCAGGGTGGTCAGGATCTTCCTGGTGGTGGTCTACAGCATCGTCTGTTTCCTTGGGCTCTTGGGCAATGGTTTGGTCATCGTCATCGCCGCCTTCAAGATGAAGAAGACGGTGAACAGTGTCTGGTTCCTCAACCTGGCTGTGGCGGATTTCCTGTTCAACGTCTTCCTCCCGATCCACATCGCCTACGCCGCCATGGACTACCACTGGGTGTTCGGGACGGCCATGTGCAAGATCAGCAACTTCCTGCTCATCCACAACATGTACACCAGCGTCTTCCTGCTGACCATCATCAGCTTCGACCGCTGCATCTCTGTGCTTCTCCCCGTCTGGTCCCAGAACCACCGCAGCATCCGGCTGGCTTACATGGCCTGCATGGTGATCTGGGTCCTGGCTTTCTTCCTGAGTTCCCCATCCCTCGTCTTCCGGGACACGGCCCACCTGCACGGGAAAATATCCTGCTTTAATAACTTCAGCCTGTCCGCCGCCAGCTCTGCCTCGTGGCCCGATCACCGCCACGTGGACCCTGTGGGGTTCGGCCGGCACATGGTGGTGACCATCACCCGTTTCctctgtggcttcctgatccCGGTCCTCATCATCACTGCCTGCTACATCACCATCGTCTACAAGCTGCGGCACAACCGCCTGGCCAAGACCAAGAAGCCCTTCAAGATCATCGTGACCATCATCATCACCTTCTTCCTCTGCTGGTGCCCCTACCACACACTGTACCTCCTGGAGCTCCACCACCGCGCCATGTCGGGCTCCGTCTTCAGCCTCGGTGTGCCCTTGGCCACTGCCGTCGCCATTGCCAACAGCTGCATGAACCCCATCCTGTACGTCTTCATGGGTCAGGACTTCAAGAAGTTCAAGGTGGCCCTCTTCTCCCGTCTCATCAATGCTCTGAGTGAGGACACGGGCCACTCCTCCTACCCCAGCCACAGGAGCTTTACCAAGATGTCATCCATGAATGAGAGGGAGACCAGCATGCTCTGAGCCTCGCCTGGAAACCCCCGAATGGATACTCCCAACCTTGGAAGCTCAAAGCGATGCATTCTCCGGACCATGGTAGGAGCCTCTTGGGTACCCACAGATGCCCACTGCATTTTGCATGGGGCTGAACAGTATTTTGAGCTGGGAATCCAGGGCCGGGAACTCCTTTCTTTCAGTGTCATGGTAGACAGAGCACCCATGGTACTCAGCCTTGGACCAGCTTCCCATGCTTCTGGGAGGCTAGCCTGGACCGATGCAAAACAAACGAAAAAGGGAGAATTCTCAAAAGCACTGCCACAAACTGGGTTGGACATGAGACAGAGGGATTAAGCCACCTACGGAGCACTCCCCTGAAATAACATAGACACTTTCCAAGGTCCATTCCCGATGGGAGCAGAGGAGGTCAGAGCAAACCTGGTGCAATGGAGATCACGCCTCGTCCCACATCCTTATATCAACAGCTGGCCAGGAATCCTGCCACTCAAGCCACTCCTCTGGGTTCGAGGTTACCTGGGAGGAGGAGGCGACATGTGAGCGCTTGATCTCCTGGGGCCATGTTTTTTGGCTTTCGGATCAGCTGGTAAGACAGAGAAGAGATCCCCAGGGGCCACAGGGCTCTTTGTGAGAGCAAGAGAAACAGGACTGCAGTGAGGACTTGGGGCCGGGGGGGAAGGGCCGGAGAAAGAAGAGTGTTGATGCAGCTCACCTTTGAACTTCCCAGGGTGACAGTGCTTTGGATCTTAGCTGTTTTCAGGGTGGGGTTAAGCGATGTCAGCCCTTTGGCCCAAGCCCTGATCTCACTTTGCATTTGCTACCCTGGGGCTGGTTTGAGGCAGGCAGCCCCTACCCCATCACCCCCCTCTTCTCTAACCCCCTGGCTCAGGCTGGAGGTGCTCAGAATACtccagggcagggggcagggaatgGGGGGAACTGGGGGTTGcacatctcctcctcctcacctttcTCAAAGCCTTGCTGGAGGCTGGTCCAAAATCAATCTGGGAGCACCTCAAGGGCCAAAGGGGTGTCAGGTGCTCTGTCCCTGTGCTCAGAGCAGAAGCTGGAGCCTCGCTCCTTGAACTGTGCTCCCGAAGACGCAGGGCTGAGGGGGCCCGAGGGCCCAGAGCATCTCCTGTGTGTAGCTACATTGTCTTTTTTCATCTGGGACGCCCCCCCACTTCCCCATGCTGCAGGGTGCCCTTGTCCCATTTACAAATGACAAAGCAGAGGCTCAGCGGAGGGAAGTCACTCACCCAACGTCACACAGCGAGCCAGAGGCTAAGAGTTAAGCATCTGaagccagccctgcctggccccag
The genomic region above belongs to Camelus bactrianus isolate YW-2024 breed Bactrian camel chromosome 32, ASM4877302v1, whole genome shotgun sequence and contains:
- the CMKLR1 gene encoding chemerin-like receptor 1 isoform X2 encodes the protein MQGLIKRMENEDYNGSFADEYEYSEDLDSILVLEDLSPLEGRVVRIFLVVVYSIVCFLGLLGNGLVIVIAAFKMKKTVNSVWFLNLAVADFLFNVFLPIHIAYAAMDYHWVFGTAMCKISNFLLIHNMYTSVFLLTIISFDRCISVLLPVWSQNHRSIRLAYMACMVIWVLAFFLSSPSLVFRDTAHLHGKISCFNNFSLSAASSASWPDHRHVDPVGFGRHMVVTITRFLCGFLIPVLIITACYITIVYKLRHNRLAKTKKPFKIIVTIIITFFLCWCPYHTLYLLELHHRAMSGSVFSLGVPLATAVAIANSCMNPILYVFMGQDFKKFKVALFSRLINALSEDTGHSSYPSHRSFTKMSSMNERETSML
- the CMKLR1 gene encoding chemerin-like receptor 1 isoform X1, translating into MGVCTARLLATGLYHLSAPEMYHLSAPEMKEEVPTPQVDLQRMENEDYNGSFADEYEYSEDLDSILVLEDLSPLEGRVVRIFLVVVYSIVCFLGLLGNGLVIVIAAFKMKKTVNSVWFLNLAVADFLFNVFLPIHIAYAAMDYHWVFGTAMCKISNFLLIHNMYTSVFLLTIISFDRCISVLLPVWSQNHRSIRLAYMACMVIWVLAFFLSSPSLVFRDTAHLHGKISCFNNFSLSAASSASWPDHRHVDPVGFGRHMVVTITRFLCGFLIPVLIITACYITIVYKLRHNRLAKTKKPFKIIVTIIITFFLCWCPYHTLYLLELHHRAMSGSVFSLGVPLATAVAIANSCMNPILYVFMGQDFKKFKVALFSRLINALSEDTGHSSYPSHRSFTKMSSMNERETSML
- the CMKLR1 gene encoding chemerin-like receptor 1 isoform X3 codes for the protein MENEDYNGSFADEYEYSEDLDSILVLEDLSPLEGRVVRIFLVVVYSIVCFLGLLGNGLVIVIAAFKMKKTVNSVWFLNLAVADFLFNVFLPIHIAYAAMDYHWVFGTAMCKISNFLLIHNMYTSVFLLTIISFDRCISVLLPVWSQNHRSIRLAYMACMVIWVLAFFLSSPSLVFRDTAHLHGKISCFNNFSLSAASSASWPDHRHVDPVGFGRHMVVTITRFLCGFLIPVLIITACYITIVYKLRHNRLAKTKKPFKIIVTIIITFFLCWCPYHTLYLLELHHRAMSGSVFSLGVPLATAVAIANSCMNPILYVFMGQDFKKFKVALFSRLINALSEDTGHSSYPSHRSFTKMSSMNERETSML